From one Catenuloplanes nepalensis genomic stretch:
- a CDS encoding ISL3 family transposase, giving the protein MVNDTTRLLGLDGLVVDRVELDAAGVPVVVLSTGCEQARCCPDCGQEAVRVKAWVTTRPRDLPVAGRTVRLRWRKRRWHCPTDSCPRVSFTEQVGQVPARARLTGRLRAAAGAAVADGGRTVVQSARDHGLSWPVVAAAFTAHAAAVLPAEPDPVEVLGIDETRRGRPKWEFDPVTQAWQTSVDRWHVGMCDLTGGQGLLGQVEGRTAQTVIDWLTARSQDWRDQVRYVAIDMCTIFKSAITTALPHAILVVDHFHVVQLAHQALNDVRRRITVQHRGRRGRAGDLEWDLRNRLTRSARRLRAERVDKLCDDLTTLPAKISTPILAAWNAKEDLLDLLALARTHPNRETITRHLHRFYTRCADSGQPELTRLARTIETWWPQILAFLHTGITNAGSEGTNRVIKTVARNAYGFRNPENQRLRTRAATTRKSRGHLNPA; this is encoded by the coding sequence ATGGTCAACGATACGACCCGGCTGCTGGGCCTTGACGGCCTGGTCGTCGATCGGGTCGAGCTGGATGCCGCTGGTGTGCCGGTGGTGGTCTTGTCCACTGGGTGTGAGCAGGCGCGTTGCTGCCCGGACTGCGGTCAGGAGGCGGTGCGGGTGAAGGCGTGGGTCACGACCCGGCCGCGGGATCTGCCGGTCGCCGGCCGGACGGTGCGGTTGCGGTGGCGTAAACGCCGCTGGCACTGCCCGACCGATAGTTGTCCGCGTGTGTCGTTCACCGAGCAGGTCGGGCAGGTCCCGGCCCGGGCGAGACTGACCGGCAGGCTCCGCGCCGCGGCCGGGGCCGCAGTCGCTGACGGCGGGCGGACGGTCGTGCAATCGGCCCGTGATCACGGACTGTCGTGGCCGGTCGTCGCGGCGGCGTTCACCGCTCACGCCGCAGCGGTGCTGCCCGCCGAGCCCGATCCGGTCGAGGTGCTGGGGATCGACGAGACCCGCCGGGGCCGGCCGAAATGGGAGTTCGACCCGGTCACCCAGGCGTGGCAGACGAGCGTGGACCGGTGGCACGTCGGCATGTGTGACCTGACCGGCGGCCAAGGGCTCCTCGGCCAGGTCGAGGGCCGGACCGCCCAGACCGTGATCGACTGGCTTACCGCCCGCAGCCAGGATTGGCGTGACCAGGTCCGATACGTGGCGATCGACATGTGCACGATCTTCAAATCCGCGATCACCACCGCGCTACCACACGCGATCCTGGTCGTCGATCACTTCCACGTCGTGCAACTCGCCCACCAGGCCCTCAACGACGTCCGCCGCCGGATCACCGTCCAGCACCGCGGCCGCCGGGGCCGGGCCGGAGACCTCGAATGGGACCTACGCAACCGCCTGACCCGCTCCGCACGCCGGCTCCGCGCCGAACGCGTCGACAAACTCTGCGACGACCTCACCACCCTGCCAGCCAAGATCAGCACACCGATCCTGGCCGCATGGAACGCCAAGGAAGACCTCCTCGACCTCCTCGCCCTGGCCCGCACCCACCCGAACCGCGAAACCATCACCCGGCACCTGCACCGCTTCTACACCCGCTGCGCCGACTCCGGCCAGCCCGAACTCACCCGCCTCGCCCGCACGATCGAGACCTGGTGGCCGCAGATCCTCGCGTTCCTACACACCGGCATCACCAACGCCGGCTCCGAGGGCACCAACCGCGTCATCAAAACCGTCGCCCGCAACGCCTACGGCTTCCGCAACCCCGAAAACCAACGCCTACGCACCCGCGCCGCCACCACCCGAAAATCCCGCGGCCACCTCAACCCCGCTTAA
- a CDS encoding AIPR family protein gives MISAFEADRGLQNLPKSELFETFAGHCVVSQFHESQFDADRLRMGQGDDLGIDVLAIMINGELVDAADVKAKVQVEQDIRVHFIVVQAKTSPHFEAKVFTDLADSLVHIFTAQPMTYRCSDAVREFRTAIEAIYEDLGRMRNRSPSLSVWYATTGRRGDDLLEAKRGTAASQLEETGYFSEVQVEALGARELKDLYKRSKDKVSASVVLEDRIAMPGAPGIRQSFLALLNARDLVKNVLTDRAGGMRELFDENVRGFQDYNVVNQDIRNTLRNPEERLRFAVLNNGITIVARSVTTVGKTFELRDFQIVNGCQTCHVLFDERETLDDDVFVNVRLIESKDEDVIAALRS, from the coding sequence ATGATCAGTGCGTTCGAAGCCGATCGCGGATTGCAGAACCTTCCGAAGAGTGAATTGTTTGAGACGTTCGCCGGGCATTGCGTGGTCAGTCAGTTTCATGAGAGTCAGTTCGATGCGGATCGCCTGCGTATGGGTCAAGGTGATGATCTCGGCATCGATGTCCTGGCCATCATGATAAACGGCGAACTCGTCGACGCTGCCGACGTAAAAGCGAAGGTTCAGGTGGAGCAGGATATCCGTGTGCATTTCATTGTCGTTCAGGCCAAGACCAGTCCTCACTTTGAAGCGAAGGTTTTCACCGACCTGGCCGACAGCCTGGTTCACATCTTCACCGCGCAGCCCATGACCTATCGATGTTCCGACGCGGTCCGGGAGTTCCGTACGGCGATCGAGGCGATATACGAGGATCTTGGCAGAATGAGGAATCGGTCCCCGTCGCTCAGTGTCTGGTACGCCACGACGGGGAGGCGTGGTGACGATCTACTCGAAGCCAAGCGCGGGACAGCCGCAAGCCAACTGGAGGAGACCGGGTACTTTTCCGAAGTCCAGGTGGAAGCACTCGGGGCACGCGAGTTGAAAGACCTCTACAAGCGGTCCAAGGACAAGGTCTCGGCCTCAGTCGTGCTTGAGGACCGGATTGCCATGCCCGGCGCACCCGGCATCAGGCAGTCCTTTCTTGCCCTGCTGAACGCCCGCGACCTAGTGAAGAACGTGCTCACTGACAGGGCCGGCGGGATGCGGGAACTGTTCGATGAGAACGTCCGAGGCTTCCAGGACTATAACGTCGTTAATCAGGACATCCGTAACACGCTACGGAACCCGGAGGAACGGCTCCGATTCGCCGTACTGAACAACGGCATCACTATCGTGGCGCGCAGTGTGACCACCGTGGGGAAGACGTTCGAGTTGCGTGACTTCCAGATCGTCAATGGATGCCAGACCTGCCACGTGCTGTTCGATGAACGGGAAACGCTAGACGATGACGTCTTCGTGAACGTTCGGCTCATCGAGTCGAAAGACGAGGACGTCATTGCGGCTCTTCGAAGTTGA